A window of Roseofilum reptotaenium CS-1145 genomic DNA:
CAAGATTCCATGGAGCTGCAAATGTCAGCCGAACGCAAAAAACGGGCAGCCATTTTAACTTCGGAAGGAGAAAGAGATTCTGCCGTGAACAGTGCTAAAGGTCGGGCAGAAGCTCAGGTTTTAGATGCAGAAGCGCGACAAAAAGCAGCGATTTTAGATGCAGAAGCGCAACAAAAAGCAACCGTTTTAAGGGCGCAAGCGGAACGGCAACAAGCGGTATTAAAAGCCCAAGGAACAGCCGAAGCCATGCAAATTGTGACGAAGATGCTGAAAACCGATCCAAGGGCAAAGGATGCACTGCAATTTTTAATTGCCCAAAACTACATGGAAATGGGTATGCAAATAGGCAGTAGCGAGAGCAGTAAGGTGATGTTTATGGACCCTCGGAGTATTCCGTCTGCCCTAGAAGGAATGCGCTCAATTGTTGGTGATGCAACGACTTCATTAGACTCAGGAGAGTTGAATACGATACCTTCTGAGTTAGACCAAGATTTACAAGCTTTGCGATCGCCCTCTTCAAAGCTCTGAAGTGGGTAACAGTTGACATTTCTCGCAGAGTCCAAAGAACTCCAGGGTATGATAAAAAATTTTGAACTCGTAGGATTGTTGTAGAGCGATTTCTAAGTCATGGACTGGACATTCAGGGAGCATAATTGACTGACCACATTTTAAACAAGTTAAATGGTGTCGATCCTGTTCAATAGAAGTATATACGGCTTCCCCATTAGCTAAGGTGCGAGATTGAATCGCACCTTTTTGTTTGAGTCCTTCTAGAGCGCGATAGATAGTGGCTAGTCCAGTCGTTTGACTGCGACTGCGCAGTTCAACATAGATATCCTGAGCAGAGAGCGATCGCTGAATGCCTTTGAGAAGTGTAATAATTTTTTGTTGACTGCGAGTATACTTAGATGTCATGACCAGTCCATGAGATAGGCTTTTCACCCCTCACTGATATAAAAAGCACGAGTAATTGTTTATGATAACGGGTTTGAGACTATTCTTCAATCGACGATCTGTATATGCTAATCTTAACCCAGATTATCAATTACGATAATTCCAGCATCAATTTATGTCTTATTCCTATCCTTTTTCTGACTAATGATAACTCGGAGAAAATAAAATGTTGAACTTACCGGACTATGAAGAAAGTTCTATAATTTACAGTGGACATCGTACCCTAGTCTATCAAGGGATTCAACAAAGTGATCAGAGTTCAGTCATTATCAAAGTACTCCGCAATCCTAACCCTACATTTAACGAATTAGTTCGCTTTCGTAATCAATATACCATTACTCGTCATCTGGTGTCCGATTATATCGTTCAACCCCTAGCTCTAGAGCAGCTCGGTAATGGATATGCCCTGGTTATGCCCGATCGCGGGGCGATCGCCCTGTGGAACTATTGGGAAAAGTGCGATCGCCATCTTAGGGAGTTCTTATCCATTGCCATTCAATTGGCACAAGCTCTACAGGATTTAATCCAACACCGCATTATTCATAAAGATATTAAGCCTGCTAATATTTTAATTCATCCAGAAACCAAAACCATTCAGCTCATCGACTTCAGTATCTCTACCCTACTCCCCAAAGAACAACAACAGCTCATTAACCCGAGTGGTTTAGAAGGAACTCTAGCCTATATTTCTCCAGAACAAACTGGACGGATGAACCGGGGAATTGATTACCGGAGTGATTTTTATTCTTTAGGTGTCACCTTTTATCAATTGTTAACGGGTAAATTGCCATTTGAAACCCAAGATCCGATGGAATTGGTGCATTGCCATATTGCCAGAATGCCAGAGGAATTAGGGAGTGGGGAGTCCGCAGTCGGCATTCGGAAAAAAATCCCTGCGGTTTTGTCGGATATTGTGTTGAAATTAATGGCAAAAAATGCCGAAGATCGGTATCAGAGTGCTTTGGGGTTAAAATACGATCTAGAGCGATGTCTAGACCAATTAGAAACAACAGGAGAAATCGCCCCATTTGAGTTAGCAGGGCGCGATATTTGCGATCGCTTTTCCATCCCCGAAAAACTCTACGGACGCGAGACAGAAGTACAAGCTCTACTCGATGCCTTTGAGCGTGTTGCCCACTCTTCCCCGACTGCCGACTTCTCACGGCAGATTCCCCATCCTGAAATAATGCTCGTTGCTGGATTTTCGGGGATAGGAAAAACTGCCGTCGTCAATGAAGTTCATAAACCCATTGTTCGCCAGCGAGGGTATTTTATTAAAGGGAAATTTGACCAATTTAATCGTAATATTCCCTTAAGTGCGATTTCTCAAGCCTTTAGAGAGCTGATTGAACAATTACTCAGTGAAAGCGATCGAAGTTTAAAAACTTGGCAAGCCAATATTCTAGAAGCTTTGGGAGAAAATGGACAAGCTTTACTGGAAGTTATACCCGAACTAGAAAAGATCATTGGCCCTCAACCTCCCATTCCAGAACTTACGGGAACTGCTGCCCAAAATCGCTTTAATCGCTTGTTTCAGAAATTTGTTGGTATCCTAGCAACACCAGCCCATCCCCTAGTGATTTTTTTAGATGATTTACAATGGGCAGATAATACATCTTTACAAATTATTCAACTGCTTCTGGGGTCTCAAGATAATGGTCATCTCTTATTAATTGGAGCTTATCGAGACAACGAAGTGTCTCCAGCTCATCCCTTGATGCAAACGGTGAAACAGATAAATAAACTGGGGCGATCTCTCCAGACAATTACTCTAGCGCCTTTAAGCCTTGAAGATATTAATCGCTTAATTGCTAATACTCTCAAATGTTCTTTGGAATTAGCCCAACCGTTAACTCATTTAGTCTACCAGAAAACTCAGGGGAATCCATTTTTTACCAATCAGTTTCTCAAGTATTTACATAGTGAAGATTTTATTCACTTTGAAGCTAATTTAGGGTACTGGGAGTGCGATTTAGCTGGAGTGCGATCGCTAACCATCAGTGATGATGTCGCCGAATTTATGGCACTCCAGCTAGAAAAATTACCCAATTTAACCCAAGAAGTCCTACAAGTGGCTGCCTGTATTGGTAACCAATTTAATTTAGAAACCCTAGCTGTAGTCTGCGAGCGATCGCCATTAGAGATGACCAACGAGTTATGGATTTCTCTCCAAGAAGGCTTAATTGTACCCACCACACAAGTGTGTAAATTCTTTCAAGCCGATATCACCCAAGACTTACCCCTCTATGAAAGCAGCTCTCTGACCTATCGTTTTCTCCACGATCGCGTTCAACAAGCCGCTTACTCCCTGATTCCGGAAGCCGAAAAACCCGCCACTCACTTAAAAATTGGCCAACTCCTGTTACAGGGAACATCCTCAGAAGACCAGGAAGAGCAACATTTTAGCATTGTGAATCAGTTGAATAAGGGGCGAGAATTGCTCGTTGAGAAAGGCGATCGCCTCCAACTCGCCCAGTTAAACTTACAAGCCGGACGAAAAGCCAAAGCCGCCACCGCCTACACCACAGCCCTAGACTACTTAAAAATTGGGATTCAACTATTACCCGATCTGCCCTGGAAAACTCAGTATAATCTCACCTTAGCATTATTGATTGGTGCAGCGGAAGCCGCTTATCTTCAAGCGGAGTTTGCCGAAATGGAGCAATTGGGACAACAGGTGTTAGAGAATGCCGCATCTTTTTTAGACCAGGTTCCCATCTTCAAAATCAAAATCCTAGCATTCATGGCTCAGAACCAACCCCTGCGATCGGTTCAAACCGCCTTAGAAACCTTAGCCCATTTAGGCGTAACTATTCCCGAATCTCCCACCCCAGAACACCTTCAACACGTATTAGCTGAAACTCAATCTTTATGTGAACGTAAGTCTTTTCAAAAACTGGTCAATTTACCGGTCATGACCGATCCATATAAACAGGAAGCAGTAGAAATTTTAGGCTTAGTTATTCCACCCACATCCATTGCTCAACCCTCTCTATTTCCCCTGATTATCTGTCAACAGTTATTGCTTTCTATTCAATATGGAAATAGTGCATTTTCCCCATTTGCGTATGGAACTTATGGATTCATGCTCTGTGGGCAACAGAACATTGAGTTAGGTTATCTTTTTGGTCAACTCTCCTTAGAAATCCAAGAAAAACAAGCCGATAAAAAAATGGAATCTAAAGTATTGATGAACTTCCATGGATTTATTGGTTTTTGGAAAAACCACCTCCGAGAAGGTCAACCCGGATTATTGAAAGGCTATCAGAGTGGCTTAGAAAATGGTGATACTGAGTTTGCAGGCTATTCAACGATTGCTTACATGGTCTATGCCTTTTTTGTCGGCGATCATTTACCCGATCTGGCACAAGAACTCATTATTTATCTCGAATTTTGTCGTCAAATCAAGTTAGAGCCGATTGTCGCCAAACACAGGATAGTCTATCAAGCTATTCTTAACCTCGTTCACGGCTCAGAAACGCCAGAGTCGTTACAGGGTGAGGTCTATGACATCGACAGCATGATGCCCATTCATGAACAAACAGCCGATACTGGTGCGATCGCCTATGCTTATATTTATCAACTCTGGCTCAGTTATCACTTTGAACACTTTCCAAAAGCAGTTGAATGTGCAGTTTTCGTTCAGGGATATATGGATGCTCTTCCCCCTATGTATACTTTAAGCATCCTGTATTTCTACAAAGCTCTAGCACAGTTAGCTATTTATCCAGATCTCACACCTTCAGAGCAAGCAGAAATACTACAAAAAGTTAACAGCGAGGAGGAAAAATTACGTTATTGGGCACATCACGCCCCGATGAATTTTCAACATAAATTAGATTTAGTCAGAGCCGAAAAACATCGGATTTTAGGACAGTCAACACAAGCTCTTGAGTCCTATCATCAGTCGATCACTGGAGCCAAAGAAAACAGTTATATTCAAGAAGAAGCTTTAGCCAATGAACTGATCGCTAAATTCTACCTTAACCAAGGAAATGAGTCTCTAGCTGCTTCCCATATGCAACACGCTTATTACGGTTATGCTCGCTGGGGAGCTAAGGCGAAAACTGACCATCTTATGGCTTGCTATCCCCAACTTCTCCAACCCATTCTTGCCAACCCAGGCATCCAACTGAGTACCCAAGAAACTATCGCTGCTCCTTTTCCTACCGTTACCTCCAGCAGCAAAACAAGAACCAGTACTAATACAAGTACGACCTCCAGCGCTCTCAATGTAGCCAGCATTCTTAAAGCCTGTCAAGCCATATCGAGCGAATTACAACAAAAGCAACTCATCGCCAAACTCGCTGGAGTGCTGATGGAAAATGCTGGAGCAACCAAATGTGCCCTAATTTTACCCACAGAAACTCACTGGTGTGTAGAAGCTTTAGCCACTTTAACGGGAGAACAAACCACAGAATCTTTCCCCAAACATCCCTTAGATAATAGTCCCGATGTCCCAGCTTCTCTCATTCGCTACGTTCGTAATACCTTAGAACCTTTGGCAATAGAAGATATCAGCCAAGAACAACGATGGAGTCGGGAACCTTACCTACAACATCAACAACCAAAAAGTATCTTCTGTTTACCCATTCTCAAACTTGAAAATCTCTTGGGTATTCTTTACCTTGAAAACGACCAAACCATCGGAGCGTTTACCGAAAATCTGCAAGAAGTGTTGCAATTGCTCACGGCGCAAGTCTCCATTGCCATTGAAAATGCAACGCTCTATCGTCAACTGGAAAAGTATTCCCACACCCTAGAGCAAAAAGTCCAAGAACGCACCCAGGAATTGGCCTTAGCCAAAGAAGAGGCAGAAAAAGCTAAAGAACAAGCAGAGTCAGCTAACCAAGCCAAAAGCGAATTTCTTGCCAACATGAGTCATGAATTACGCACGCCTCTCAATGGTATCCTGGGCTATACCCAAATTATGAAACGAGCCAAAAACCTGAATGACCAACGATATGGTGTAGATATTATTGAACAATCGGGTACTCACCTGCTCAATTTAATTAACGATGTCCTTGACATCTCCAAAATTGAAGCTCGTAAATTGGATTTGAATCCCCAAGAACTCCATTTATCTTCATTCTTGTTAGCCATTGCTGAAATGTCTCGGATTCGCGCAGAAGCGAAAGGGATACTCTTTGATTATCAGGTGGATGCCAATTTACCCATGGCTGTTATTGTTGATGAAAAACGGTTACGTCAAGTTTTACTGAATTTGTTAGGCAATTCGATTAAATTTACAGACCAAGGGAGTGTCGTTTTTTCTGTTACCCGTCATCCATCAGCAGAAGAGCACTCATCAATGTTCCACTTTTCTATCCAAGATACGGGCGTAGGCATTGCTTCAGAAGAGTTACCCCAAATTTTCATTGCCTTTGAGCAAGTGGGTTCTCAATTGCGACGAGCAGAAGGAACGGGTTTGGGACTAGCTATTTCCCAGAGAATTGTAAATTTAATGGGCAGTGAGATTCAAGTAAAAAGTGAGCTGGGAAAAGGCAGTACCTTTTTCTTTGATGTAGAATTGTCT
This region includes:
- a CDS encoding Fur family transcriptional regulator, whose translation is MTSKYTRSQQKIITLLKGIQRSLSAQDIYVELRSRSQTTGLATIYRALEGLKQKGAIQSRTLANGEAVYTSIEQDRHHLTCLKCGQSIMLPECPVHDLEIALQQSYEFKIFYHTLEFFGLCEKCQLLPTSEL
- a CDS encoding SPFH domain-containing protein, with translation MGELFGILIALFVGGSALSCVKIVKQSEQMLVESWGKYNGKKLEPGLNFLMPVVESISFKETIREKVLDVPAQQCITRDNVSISVDAVVYWRIMDLEKAYYKVENLHAAMTNLVLTQIRAEMGKLELDQTFTARSEVNEVLLRELDIATDPWGVKVTRVELRDIVPSKAVQDSMELQMSAERKKRAAILTSEGERDSAVNSAKGRAEAQVLDAEARQKAAILDAEAQQKATVLRAQAERQQAVLKAQGTAEAMQIVTKMLKTDPRAKDALQFLIAQNYMEMGMQIGSSESSKVMFMDPRSIPSALEGMRSIVGDATTSLDSGELNTIPSELDQDLQALRSPSSKL
- a CDS encoding hybrid sensor histidine kinase/response regulator — protein: MLNLPDYEESSIIYSGHRTLVYQGIQQSDQSSVIIKVLRNPNPTFNELVRFRNQYTITRHLVSDYIVQPLALEQLGNGYALVMPDRGAIALWNYWEKCDRHLREFLSIAIQLAQALQDLIQHRIIHKDIKPANILIHPETKTIQLIDFSISTLLPKEQQQLINPSGLEGTLAYISPEQTGRMNRGIDYRSDFYSLGVTFYQLLTGKLPFETQDPMELVHCHIARMPEELGSGESAVGIRKKIPAVLSDIVLKLMAKNAEDRYQSALGLKYDLERCLDQLETTGEIAPFELAGRDICDRFSIPEKLYGRETEVQALLDAFERVAHSSPTADFSRQIPHPEIMLVAGFSGIGKTAVVNEVHKPIVRQRGYFIKGKFDQFNRNIPLSAISQAFRELIEQLLSESDRSLKTWQANILEALGENGQALLEVIPELEKIIGPQPPIPELTGTAAQNRFNRLFQKFVGILATPAHPLVIFLDDLQWADNTSLQIIQLLLGSQDNGHLLLIGAYRDNEVSPAHPLMQTVKQINKLGRSLQTITLAPLSLEDINRLIANTLKCSLELAQPLTHLVYQKTQGNPFFTNQFLKYLHSEDFIHFEANLGYWECDLAGVRSLTISDDVAEFMALQLEKLPNLTQEVLQVAACIGNQFNLETLAVVCERSPLEMTNELWISLQEGLIVPTTQVCKFFQADITQDLPLYESSSLTYRFLHDRVQQAAYSLIPEAEKPATHLKIGQLLLQGTSSEDQEEQHFSIVNQLNKGRELLVEKGDRLQLAQLNLQAGRKAKAATAYTTALDYLKIGIQLLPDLPWKTQYNLTLALLIGAAEAAYLQAEFAEMEQLGQQVLENAASFLDQVPIFKIKILAFMAQNQPLRSVQTALETLAHLGVTIPESPTPEHLQHVLAETQSLCERKSFQKLVNLPVMTDPYKQEAVEILGLVIPPTSIAQPSLFPLIICQQLLLSIQYGNSAFSPFAYGTYGFMLCGQQNIELGYLFGQLSLEIQEKQADKKMESKVLMNFHGFIGFWKNHLREGQPGLLKGYQSGLENGDTEFAGYSTIAYMVYAFFVGDHLPDLAQELIIYLEFCRQIKLEPIVAKHRIVYQAILNLVHGSETPESLQGEVYDIDSMMPIHEQTADTGAIAYAYIYQLWLSYHFEHFPKAVECAVFVQGYMDALPPMYTLSILYFYKALAQLAIYPDLTPSEQAEILQKVNSEEEKLRYWAHHAPMNFQHKLDLVRAEKHRILGQSTQALESYHQSITGAKENSYIQEEALANELIAKFYLNQGNESLAASHMQHAYYGYARWGAKAKTDHLMACYPQLLQPILANPGIQLSTQETIAAPFPTVTSSSKTRTSTNTSTTSSALNVASILKACQAISSELQQKQLIAKLAGVLMENAGATKCALILPTETHWCVEALATLTGEQTTESFPKHPLDNSPDVPASLIRYVRNTLEPLAIEDISQEQRWSREPYLQHQQPKSIFCLPILKLENLLGILYLENDQTIGAFTENLQEVLQLLTAQVSIAIENATLYRQLEKYSHTLEQKVQERTQELALAKEEAEKAKEQAESANQAKSEFLANMSHELRTPLNGILGYTQIMKRAKNLNDQRYGVDIIEQSGTHLLNLINDVLDISKIEARKLDLNPQELHLSSFLLAIAEMSRIRAEAKGILFDYQVDANLPMAVIVDEKRLRQVLLNLLGNSIKFTDQGSVVFSVTRHPSAEEHSSMFHFSIQDTGVGIASEELPQIFIAFEQVGSQLRRAEGTGLGLAISQRIVNLMGSEIQVKSELGKGSTFFFDVELSIATKWVNSSTLNHHGQIIGYQGRVQKLLIVDDKPVNRRILLDLLVPLGFDCQEAENGEVGVNKARVFQPDLIITDLVMPVLDGLEMTRQLRTLEEFQKTVIIVSSASIIGNNEVRSVEVGCNCFLPKPIDIEALLDYLQKSLNLEWVYEKTTVPTSTQTDTEEAVPPVEELERLLKAARIGDIVGIEEEAKRLIDMDSRYCKFAHQVLQLAADFNDRAIVEFIQQF